Genomic DNA from Paenibacillus borealis:
TAATGTGCACACCCTAACTGAACAGGCGATCATAGAGTCCGGGCTGGAATATACCTTTTTGCGGAATGCCCTATACATTGATTTCGTTGGGGTACTGGGGCTCAAGGAAGCACTTACTTGCGGAGAACTCGTTACTGCACCGGGGGATTGGAAGTTTAACTCGGTAAATCGCTGTGACCTTGCACTTGCAACGGCAGCTGTACTTGCAGAGGGCAAGTCAGGCCATCAGATCTATGAACTGACAACTCCGCAAACCTGGGACTTTGCTGATCTGGCTGAAGTTTTGACGGAGGTGGCAGGGAAACCTATCGTACATCGTCAGGATGCTGCGGTTCAGCACTGGATCTATGCTTTTATCAGCAAGCTGGACACTTCATCCACTTCCGGGGATTTGGAGCGGCTAATGGGGCGGCCTGTCACACCCCTGAGGGAAAGCATTATGCCTTTTCTGCCGGTGGGGGGAGAGCCTGCTAAGTAGAGGTTAGATTAGTGTATCGTGTGCTGCTGTGTTAGGGAGCCTAAACTGTATCGGTTGCAGCTTATGCGCACAGGCTTGTCTTGATATCGGTTTGTTGCTAGTATGATGTCATTGAATTAGGCAAGCCGGAGGGAGAGCTTTCTGTTGAAAAAAATATTAGTAGCCGACGACGATGTCCATATCCGCACGCTGCTGCGGCATGTCTTGACGAGAGAGGGGTATCTTGTACTGGAAGCCGGTGATGGCCGGGAAGCGGCCGCCCTGATGAAGGAGCAGACGGTGGATCTGGCGGTGGTGGATGTAATGATGCCCCATATGGACGGTCTGGAGCTATGCTCGTACATAAGGGAAACTTACGATATTCCGGTGATTCTGCTGACTGCCCGCCAGCAGCTCAGTGATAAGGAGCAGGGGTATCTGCGCGGGACGGATGATTATGTGACCAAGCCTTTTGAGCCGGAAGAGCTGCTGTTCCGCATTAAAGCTTTGTTCCGCCGCTATTCTATTGCCTCTGATGACCGGATCCGGCTGAACTCACTGGTGATTGACCGCAAGAACTATGAGATCAGTGACGGAAATGATGTGCTTCTGCTGCCGGTGAAGGAATTCGAGCTGCTGGCCCAGCTGGCGCAGTATCCCGGACGTTTATTCTCGCGCAGTGAGCTGATCGAACTGGTATGGGGAGCGGACTACGAGGGGGATGAGCGGACGGTGGATGTGCATATCAAACGTCTGCGCCAGCGGTTCAGCGACTATCAGAATGACTTCACGATCCGCACCGTGCGCGGGATTGGCTACAAAGTGGACATGGTGAACACATGAGATCGCTGTATGTAAGAATGAGTATTGTGTTCTGCTCGGTCATAGTGATCAGCAGTGTTCTGGGGTTTCTGGTTTCCAATTTCTATTATCAGGCCAAAATCAAACCGCAGAACGATGCCAAGCTGACCAAAATGGCCATCGGGCTGCAGCAGTTCATTCAGGACCACCCGGATGCTGCGGAAGAGTATCTGCTGAGTACAGCCTCCTTGGGGTACAAGATGTATTTAGTGAATGGCAGCGGCGATGAACAATTCTACGGCCTGCCTTTCCGCAAAAATGATCTGCAGGAAGGTGAGCTGCAAAAGGTGCTGGCCGGGGGCATTTATCACGGTGTTGGTAATTTCCCCAGCTCAGCGTTTATCACAGGGTTCTTCGATAATCAGCTCAGCAATTCGATTGGTGTGCCTGTTCAGATCACCGGAGAGACTTATGCGTTGTTCATGCGTCCGGATGCTGAGGTGCAGTTTGGTGAGCTGCGGATCTTTTTTGCCGTGCTGATTGGCGTCATTATCCTGTTCAGCCTGTGGTTCGTGCTGATTACAGTATTCCATGTGGTGAAGCCCATTACACGGCTGACCGAGGCGACACTCAAAATATCCAAAGGCAGGTACGATATCAAACTATATACCGCCCGGCGCGATGAAATCGGCCAGCTGGCTTCTCATTTCATGACGATGAGCCGGGAGCTGGAACGGACAAACCGGGCCCGTCAGGAGTTTGTTGCCAATGTCT
This window encodes:
- a CDS encoding response regulator transcription factor, coding for MKKILVADDDVHIRTLLRHVLTREGYLVLEAGDGREAAALMKEQTVDLAVVDVMMPHMDGLELCSYIRETYDIPVILLTARQQLSDKEQGYLRGTDDYVTKPFEPEELLFRIKALFRRYSIASDDRIRLNSLVIDRKNYEISDGNDVLLLPVKEFELLAQLAQYPGRLFSRSELIELVWGADYEGDERTVDVHIKRLRQRFSDYQNDFTIRTVRGIGYKVDMVNT
- a CDS encoding NAD(P)H-binding protein, whose translation is MKIMITGAAGQLGSLIIENLRSRIPAEQIVAGVRKLEQAAHLREQGIEVRYADYDVPESLDEAFCGISRLLLISSSHTDDSVRLTQHKQVIDAAKRSGVGHILYTGFAFPRQSIDQNKPANVHTLTEQAIIESGLEYTFLRNALYIDFVGVLGLKEALTCGELVTAPGDWKFNSVNRCDLALATAAVLAEGKSGHQIYELTTPQTWDFADLAEVLTEVAGKPIVHRQDAAVQHWIYAFISKLDTSSTSGDLERLMGRPVTPLRESIMPFLPVGGEPAK
- a CDS encoding HAMP domain-containing sensor histidine kinase, with protein sequence MSIVFCSVIVISSVLGFLVSNFYYQAKIKPQNDAKLTKMAIGLQQFIQDHPDAAEEYLLSTASLGYKMYLVNGSGDEQFYGLPFRKNDLQEGELQKVLAGGIYHGVGNFPSSAFITGFFDNQLSNSIGVPVQITGETYALFMRPDAEVQFGELRIFFAVLIGVIILFSLWFVLITVFHVVKPITRLTEATLKISKGRYDIKLYTARRDEIGQLASHFMTMSRELERTNRARQEFVANVSHEIESPLTSIQGFAHALKDGALPESQRLEYLSIIDEESRRLSLLSKQLLTLSSLDYDEHALQKRSFDLRAQLRQVMQIMEWHLTEKELAVRLHVGEITLQGDPNLLFQVWMNLVSNAVKYTPAGGTISITASADGHNCIVTFTDNGEGIPAEQLPMIFDRFYKVDQARTRDSNSSGLGLAIAQKIIQAHNGTIEAVSTVGEGTTFTVSLPATIQIEQTFSNR